GAGGCAACGCCAGAGGCATATATTCAGGCGCTTATGATGATCTTTGAAGCCTGTGTGCGCGTGATCAAACCAACGGGAAGCATCGTTTGGAATCTGGGTGATAAGTACGAAAAAAGCAGCTTGCTCCTCATGCCTTATCGCTTTGCCCAACGCGCAGTGGCACACACCGGGGTTAGGTTGGTGAATACAATTACATGGGTGAAGGCAAATCCAACTCCGCGCCAATTCAAACGCCGGCTTGTCAGCAGTACAGAACCCTTTTTCCATTTTGTCAAAACGGATCAGTATCAGTATTTCCCAGAAGCGTTCCAAACCAGCGCCCCAAACCCTACAATGCCCAAAAAGAATCACAACGCAGGACGCCGTATTGGGCAAAAGTATAAGGCATTGATTGAGGGATCAGACCTAACCCCGGCGCAAAAAGCAATGGCTGAAGACGAATTGGCAAAAGTCATTTCTGAGGTGCATCAGGGGGAAATTGAAGGGTTTCGGATGAAAATTCGGGGAATTCATGCTGAACCCTTTGGTGGGCAGGAAGGCGGACGGAAAATTCAATTGGAGCGGAATGGATTCACGATTATTCGTATCTATGGTGAGCCGCTCAAGCGTGATGTGATTATGACCCCTGTCGAGTCGCTTAAGGGTAACCCTCACCCGGCAACCTTCCCTACCCTCCTTGTGGAAGAATTTTTGAGGCTGCTGACAAACCCGGATGACATTGTTCTTGACCCCTTTATGGGGTCGGGAACAACCGGTGTGGCGGCTATCCAAACCCGACGACACTATCTTGGGTTCGACATTAACCCTGATTATTGTGCCTATGCAACCACGCGTATTGAAGAAACTGGGCAGCAAATTCGTCTATGGTAAGTGATGTCCCCACTCCTGAGGAGATTCTCATGGCAGCCCTTCAGCAAGCTCGTTCGGATGGGGAGAGAATGCTTGCTGCCCTGCCCTCCCCTGTTGGTGATAATCTCCGTACCCTTACCGCACATGCCGAGAGTCAAAAGGCAGTTTTGGGAGTGCTGCTTACCTCAGCAACTTACAAAAGCCTTTATCCCACGCAAGATATTCGCTACCATCAAGAGAAACTACTCAATGGCTATTCGGGGCGGACATTTGACACACGCTATACTACCCCATTCTT
This genomic interval from Anaerolineales bacterium contains the following:
- a CDS encoding site-specific DNA-methyltransferase; translated protein: MNASTPLPYCDQIICGDSYQLLGDLPSGSIDLVITSPPYYQQRDYGGGVGNEATPEAYIQALMMIFEACVRVIKPTGSIVWNLGDKYEKSSLLLMPYRFAQRAVAHTGVRLVNTITWVKANPTPRQFKRRLVSSTEPFFHFVKTDQYQYFPEAFQTSAPNPTMPKKNHNAGRRIGQKYKALIEGSDLTPAQKAMAEDELAKVISEVHQGEIEGFRMKIRGIHAEPFGGQEGGRKIQLERNGFTIIRIYGEPLKRDVIMTPVESLKGNPHPATFPTLLVEEFLRLLTNPDDIVLDPFMGSGTTGVAAIQTRRHYLGFDINPDYCAYATTRIEETGQQIRLW